A genome region from Penaeus chinensis breed Huanghai No. 1 chromosome 22, ASM1920278v2, whole genome shotgun sequence includes the following:
- the LOC125037234 gene encoding uncharacterized protein DDB_G0271670-like, with the protein SSSSSSSSSSSSSSSSFSSSSSSSSSSSYSSSSSSSHSSSSSSSSSSSSSSSSSSSSSSSSSSSHSSSSSSSSSSSSSHSYSSSSSSSSSSSSLSSSSSSSSSSSSSSSSSHSSPSSSSSSSSSSSYPSSSSSHSSSSSSFSSSSSSSSSSFSSSSSSYSSSSSSSSSSSSSSSSSSTSSSSHSSPSSSSSSSS; encoded by the exons tcctcctcctcctcctcctcttcctcctcgtcctcttcctcctcctccttctcctcctcgtcctcttcctcctcctcttcctcttattcctcctcctcctcctcttcccattcctcctcctcctcctcctcttcctcctcctcctcctcttcctcttcctcctcctcctcctcttcctcctcctcctcctcccattcctcctcctcctcttcctcctcttcctcctcctcctcccattcctactcctcctcctcctcttc ttcctcctcctcctcctctttatcctcctcctcttcctcctcctcctcctcctcctcctcatcctcctcctcccattcctccccctcctcttcctcctcctcttcctcctcctcctcttatccctcttcctcctcctcccattcctcttcctcctcctctttctcctcctcctcttcatcctcctcttcttccttctcctcctcctcctcctcctattcctcctcctcctcgtcctcttcctcctcctcttcctcctcctcctcctcctccacctcctcctcctcccattcctccccctcctcttcctcctcctcttcctcc